A window of Fusarium verticillioides 7600 chromosome 10, whole genome shotgun sequence contains these coding sequences:
- a CDS encoding alpha-glucosidase, with the protein MTVIAGFLYGVSLALFLSGGVSAPLQGHMHHDETIETHSAKNESVYIPQQHGLMPLLTQQPALLISIMFFKTLLTSAVAFGTAFAQSKAGVEDLDKPRRDLFEKDLSKCPGYKATNHRQTKSGFYADLSLAGQACDVFGVDLPELKLEVEYQTEDRLHVKILDTNNTVYQVPDDIFPRPGYGQWASPKNSKLKFDFKADPFSFTVTRKDSGEVLFDTSGSKLVFESQYLYLKTKLPERPYLYGLGEHSDPFMLNATNYTRTIYTRDAYGCPNGQNLYGAHPIYFDHRKGGTHGVFLLNSNGMDVFIDKKDGKQFLEYNIIGGVLDFYFIAGPTPRDVAKQYAEITTLPLMTPYWGLGFHQCRYGYRDVYEVAGVVANYSAARIPLETMWTDIDYMDRRRIFTIDPERFPADKYKDLVDTIHARDQHYIVMVDPAVYDMEPNPALTSGLKYDTFMKEPNGSDYRGVVWAGPSVFPDWFNPNSQQYWNELFQNFFDGEHGPNIDALWIDMNEPANFFNRPYPGNNTTPENFAKVDGDPPKAPPVRDGPPAPIPGFPESLQPPSDRSTKREVTAVAKTTKRSVEVRTTPRERGVGRWAATRKVWGQNKYGRPGHGWQNGKKTGSGCGPDECKGLPNRELIQPPYMIQNGAGPTLADSTTDTDLVQSGDYVQYDTHNLYGAQMSSHSHNAMRSRRPDKRALVITRSTFAGSGKDVSHWLGDNLSQWDQYRFSISQILQFASIYQIPVVGADVCGFGGNVTETLCARWATLGSFYTFFRNHADITSQSQEFYRWPKVTEAARNGISIRYQLLDYIYTAIYKQNQTGSPTLNPMFFNYPKDKNTYSIDLQFFYGDGILVSPVTKENSTKLEYYLPDDIFYEWSTGKPVRGKAQYESAEVELTDIMVHYKGGLIYPQRVESANTTKALRQKGFNLVIAPGLDGKAEGSLYLDDGESVVQDTASEIDFKYSKGKLSFDGTFEYDAGVGIETITVLGIKSKPRGTEHAEYDAENKKLVFTADIPLTRKCHVDLF; encoded by the exons ATGACCGTTATAGCGGGTTTCCTCTACGGAGTCTCCCTCGCTCTGTTCCTGAGCGGCGGAGTCTCCGCTCCCCTGCAAGGCCATATGCATCATGACGAGACGATTGAGACTCACAGCGCCAAGAACGAATCAGTATATATACCACAGCAACATGGCTTGATGCCTCTTCTCACTCAGCAAccagctcttctcatctcaatcatgttcttcaagacGCTGCTCACTTCGGCCGTCGCCTTTGGCACTGCCTTTGCGCAGAGCAAGGCTGGCGTtgaggaccttgacaaaCCCCGCAGAGAcctcttcgagaaggatctcTCCAAATGTCCCGGCTACAAAGCTACCAACCACCGACAGACCAAATCTGGCTTCTACGCTGATTTGTCTCTTGCGGGACAGGCCTGCGACgtctttggtgttgatctcCCCGAgctgaagcttgaggttgagtaTCAGACTGAGGATCGTCTGCacgtcaagatcttggataCGAATAACACGGTTTACCAAGTCCCTGATGATATCTTCCCGCGTCCTGGCTATGGACAGTGGGCTTCGCCCAAGAACTCGAAACTCAAGTTTGACTTTAAGGCGGATCCTTTTTCGTTCACTGTGACGAGGAAGGATTCCGGGGAAGTGCTTTTTGACACTTCGGGCAGCAAGCTTGTTTTTGAGAGTCAGTACTTGTACCTCAAGACGAAACTTCCTGAGAGACCCTATCTTTATGGTCTTGGTGAGCATAGTGATCCTTTCATGCTAAATGCCACCAACTACACACGCACAATCTACACTCGCGATGCTTATGG TTGTCCCAACGGACAGAACCTGTATGGAGCTCACCCCATTTACTTTGACCACCGCAAGGGCGGCACCCACGgtgtcttcctcctcaactcCAACGGCATGGATGTCTtcatcgacaagaaggacggCAAGCAATTCCTAGAGTACAACATCATTGGCGGTGTTCTCGACTTCTACTTCATCGCTGGTCCTACACCCCGCGATGTCGCCAAGCAGTATGCTGAGATCACCACCCTGCCTCTCATGACGCCCTACTGGGGTCTTGGTTTCCATCAGTGCAGATATGGATACCGAGATGTCTACGAAGTCGCCGGTGTCGTGGCCAACTACTCAGCTGCTAGAATCCCGCTCGAGACTATGTGGACTGATATCGATTATATGGACCGTCGTCGCATCTTTACCATCGACCCTGAGCGATTCCCTGCTGATAAGTACAAGGATCTCGTTGACACGATCCACGCTCGTGATCAGCACTACATCGTCATGGTCGATCCAGCTGTGTACGACATGGAGCCTAACCCAGCTCTCACCAGCGGTCTTAAGTACGATACCTTCATGAAGGAGCCTAATGGTTCAGACTACAGAGGTGTTGTTTGGGCTGGACCCAGTGTCTTCCCCGATTGGTTCAACCCCAACTCTCAGCAGTACTGGAACGAACTTTTCCAGAACTTCTTCGACGGCGAGCATGGTCCTAATATCGATGCTCTCTGGATCGACATGAACGAGCCCGCCAACTTCTTTAACCGTCCTTATCCCGGCAACAACACCACTCCCGAGAACTTCGCCAAGGTTGATGGTGACCCTCCCAAGGCTCCTCCCGTTCGAGACGGTCCTCCAGCTCCCATCCCTGGTTTCCCCGAGAGTCTCCAGCCACCCTCCGACCGCTCCACCAAACGCGAAGTCACTGCCGTcgccaagaccaccaagcGCTCCGTCGAAGTCCGCACAACTCCTCGCGAACGCGGCGTTGGTCGCTGGGCAGCTACTCGCAAGGTCTGGGGTCAGAACAAGTACGGCCGTCCCGGCCACGGCTGGCAAAACGGCAAGAAGACTGGTTCTGGCTGCGGCCCCGATGAGTGCAAGGGTCTTCCTAACCGCGAGCTCATCCAGCCTCCTTACATGATCCAGAACGGCGCTGGACCTACACTGGCTGATAGTACCACCGACACTGATCTCGTTCAGAGCGGAGATTACGTTCAGTATGATACACATAACTTATATGGTGCTCAGATGTCTTCGCACTCTCACAACGCTATGCGCTCGCGACGTCCTGATAAGCGTGCTCTTGTCATTACTCGAAGTACCTTTGCGGGTTCTGGCAAGGATGTTTCGCACTGGCTAGGTGATAACCTGTCTCAGTGGGATCAGTACCGTTTCTCCATCTCTCAGATCCTGCAGTTCGCTTCTATCTACCAGATCCCTGTTGTCGGTGCTGATGTTTGCGGTTTTGGTGGTAATGTCACTGAGACTCTTTGTGCTCGATGGGCTACCCTTGGTAGTTTCTACACTTTCTTCCGTAACCATGCCGATATTACTTCCCAGTCTCAGGAGTTCTACCGCTGGCCAAAGGTTACTGAGGCTGCTCGCAATGGTATCTCCATCCGCTACCAGCTCC TTGACTACATCTACACTGCCATCTATAAGCAGAACCAGACCGGCTCTCCTACTCTCAACCCCATGTTCTTCAACTaccccaaggacaagaacaccTACTCCATCGACCTCCAGTTCTTCTACGGCGATGGTATCCTTGTCAGCCCCGTCACCAAGGAGAACAGCACCAAGCTCGAGTACTACCTCCCTGATGATATTTTCTACGAGTGGTCCACCGGCAAGCCCGTCCGCGGTAAGGCTCAGTACGAGTCTGCCGAAGTCGAGCTCACCGACATTATGGTCCACTACAAGGGCGGACTCATCTACCCCCAGCGCGTTGAGAGCGCCAACACAACCAAGGCTCTCCGCCAGAAGGGTTTCaacctcgtcatcgcccCTGGTCTTGACGGAAAGGCTGAGGGCTCTTTATATCTTGATGACGGCGAGTCTGTTGTTCAGGACACAGCTTCTGAGATCGACTTCAAGTACAGCAAGGGCAAGTTGAGCTTTGATGGAACTTTTGAGTATGATGCCGGTGTTGGTATTGAGACTATTACTGTTTTGGGAATCAAGTCTAAGCCTCGTGGTACGGAGCATGCTGAgtatgatgctgagaacaagaagcttgtgttTACTGCGGATATTCCGTTGACGCGCAAGTGTCACGTTGACTTGTTCTGA